A window of the Cannabis sativa cultivar Pink pepper isolate KNU-18-1 chromosome X, ASM2916894v1, whole genome shotgun sequence genome harbors these coding sequences:
- the LOC133032612 gene encoding mitogen-activated protein kinase kinase kinase 20-like: MDVTILSETKVRQYTKSILRGLECVHKKGIVHCDLKPENILMVKEEDDDEDFVAKISDFGLSKKMSDDWRTPGIVKGTKVYWAPECVEDEIQEQCSDIWALGCIVLYMLTDGSMRWNNKINETMSKDAKDFLVKCFEANPLERPSATMLLSHPFVGGSGFINKVIPKRKKIKNS, translated from the coding sequence ATGGACGTTACTATATTGTCTGAGACTAAAGTGAGACAGTATACAAAATCTATTTTGAGAGGACTTGAGTGTGTTCACAAGAAAGGTATTGTTCATTGCGATTTGAAACCTGAGAATATATTGATGGTGAAGGAAGAAGACGACGATGAGGATTTTGTGGCTAAAATATCGGATTTTGGACTTTCGAAAAAGATGTCTGATGATTGGAGGACTCCTGGTATTGTGAAAGGAACAAAAGTTTATTGGGCTCCGGAATGTGTAGAAGATGAAATTCAAGAACAGTGTTCGGATATATGGGCACTAGGTTGTATTGTTCTATATATGCTAACAGATGGAAGTATGAGATGGAACaacaaaataaatgaaactATGTCTAAAGATGCTAAAGATTTTCTCGTCAAGTGTTTTGAAGCCAATCCATTGGAAAGACCATCCGCCACCATGCTTTTGAGTCATCCATTTGTAGGTGGGAGTggatttattaataaagtaattCCTAAGAGAaaaaagataaagaactctTAA